TGGGTCTGATGGAATTGTTCTCAAGCCACGTTTTACAGTCATCGATTTATAATGTGGCTTGCGGCCCTCCAGCCtcttactttttctttctttttgtggaAAACGTGTTGTTTCAAAGAGTTGACCTATTCTCTTAGTAGCTGATGTCCCGGCCTCTCTCAATTCTATTACAGGTTTAGCTAATGGTTTAATGTCCAGTATGTTTGATGGCACGACATTACACTGCCATGTGTAATGGTGGCATATATAGTTTATATGGTGGCAGCATAGTTTACATAATGTCAATAGTCTGCATGCAGGTGGAAAGAAATGGagaaaaagtaatatttattgATTGTTTTAGGTTGGAACTGTTGTGGTTTTTTCCCACCACTCAAGTTTAGTTGGGCACTGTGATGAATTGGAACCCCATGcagagtgtaccccacctcgtgccctaagtcaccTCACCCACGAGTCTGTAcaaaaagcggtatagacaatgagtgagtgagagaggttCAGGTGGCCGATATATGGGAGGCAAAAATTGTATAACAGTTTAACGGATTAAAAGCAGACGTAACTGTTCAAAGTAATGGTGCACTTTAATGTCAAGTTGCTAGATAGTGATTTAAACCTTACGACATAGGCAGATACAAAGTAGGTTAGgtgcctgtcttttttttttttttttttttgtcatttcgtCAATAGTGTTATGTCTGAAATGGtcatatttttgtctttgcacATGCATGTTTATAAACCAACCTTAACATTAGTATCGCATTATCAAATCTCATAATGCTAATATTGGTGTTaaccaaaatatatttaaaatgcattgaaATACTAAATAATCAGAATAGCTTTTAATAGCAAGATATTAATAGCAGGAcactatacattttaaatgataagGGCTgagcacacaaacaaatatactttaaaatcaTATTGTCTTCATATTGACTAGTTAATGGGgaaatataattttcaaaaGTTTAAGTTAATCATAGATTGAGTTCACTGtgaacaaaaaaatacttttcttgttgttgcagtttttttatttgctgtctTAAGCACTGGGGAAACTTGCAAGAATGGAAGACATGTCTCCTGTTCCCTTTTAGGCCAGTGTCTCCAACTTAAAATAACATGCTGGGTTTTCTCTTACCCGTGCAATTTGGGTTAATCTAAACCTACCACAGTAACTACTAACTACTTGTCATAAATATGAGTAGGTAGCactataattaaatgttttgctcACATCTTATCTAACCAatcattttaagattttttttcattattttttcacagTGGCTCTCAGCAAGAAGCAAGTATATATTTCAGTAACAGTGTTTTCCAAACCCAATTTGTAGATAACCCAAGGGCCTTGGCTTAAAAGcttgcaaggtttttttttgttgtcaaaATTCATCTCATGGGCACAATGTAATTCACAAATGCATAATTTCCTAATACCTTCTCAACGttcaattcagatttttatgttttgattcccctaaagtttttttttttttttttttgttacttaatttaacaatatatttttttaaaattcttcacAAAAGTTGGCTCAAAGCATCAGAATACTTTCCCCCTAGATATATTTCCCGGCCAAATAAAAGTTTGGAGTATGAAAACCTGGAAGCATTAAAGAGCAATGTGCTCATCACGGTAAGTATCGGAGGATAAATggtccaaaaaaaatattagactGTGCaactttattatctttttttttttttttgcccaggcaATGTGTGACATTTTATTATCAAACTTTAAACTTCGCATAAATATCACACTTCACATAAAAATTTCATTGTAATACAAAtgtttagaaacaaaaaaataactttatttgCAACTTGGGTTTCCTAAAAACAGGAAATGAGGCAATACCTCAACagtattttgttcttttaattttttttttgcatagagAAGCATAAGCAAATGGCTTCTGAGGTTCCTTCATCGCGGAGgtggattttttgttttgtggaaCACAAAGTGAATTTTTGTGAAATTACTGAGCTTCTGGTGcattaagtaaaataataaattggcCATCAGCACAGCACTGAtccaatattattttataattattcagtcatatatttttaaactattcCTTTATATAAATATGAGCACATACTACATCACACAGTCAGTAAGAACAGAAACTTTAATTTAAGAAGAACATTGGCTGCCTTTctaaaaaagcatttaatacAACTTCTCAACCACTCAACTGCTCAATATATAGAAGACAAAGAAATGACAGAGTACCATCACACTTTTTTCCATTAGTACTAGGAGTTACTAGGTTCCATCATTGTGTATACACCCGTGTAACATTATTATATTTGCCATCAGGTGCCTCTTGGTCTGGAATAGGTGGTGTGTAGCAGGGACCATGATGTTGGAAAGGGAAAATACTGCTGTCAGGGCTAATTGCTGCGTTGTAAAGATCCTCAGATTCCAGTCGAAGTTCTTTTAAAGCTTGTGTCTGTGACTTAAGAGCCTCTTCAATAGCTGCCATCTCAGCCTGGTGCTGAGAGTTTTTGTATCTGGACCAAACCTTAAGAAGCAGTGcccttctctcactctcttcaAAAGACAACTTGGGAGGGCTACGTACtctgaaaaaacacaaaattagaATTTATTGAGTGCAAAGCTCAAATTCCACTCACTCTGTCTTTTATATGTTACCCATGTACATAAATCCATGGCTAAAATCATAAATTACACAGATGGCATTTTGTGGATGGCCATAATAAAAATTATCACTCTCCTATTTAAGAGAggggagggggctactgtgtgggACGactttctcaaacacacacatgcatatatacatacacacattggatatacacacgtacacacactatatatacacacattattacacacacacacacacacacacacacacagtgggggaaataagtatttgatcccctacagattttttaagtttgcccacttacaaagaaatgaaaaggtCTATAATTATTagcataggtttatggtaaaggattgagacagaatatcaaccaaaaatcaagaaaaagcacatgatacaaatgttatgaattaagttgcatttcaatgagggaaataagtatttgatcccctaccaatgaacaataattctgcctctcacagactggttatgtgctcttgtggtacagtacacatattaatttaagaaggtgctcctaacaacaatgtgatatgtatggagttaattatgtggcAAAatttgacaaacacacacaatctgctttgcaaagaaaaaaatcgactttcttacaaatgcagcgttttgcaaacaatcaatctgctttgcaaagacaaaaaaatcgACTTTCTCATAAATGCAGCGTTTGGCAAACAAACAATTtgctttgcacaaaaaaatctactttcTCACATATGCACCCAACgtgttttctcacaaatgcgccaacctattttctcacaaatgcgccaacctattttctcacaaatgtaatggagcaacttcctcttcgaaaacagcagatggcgctatcggtcaattttcttaaacagatagtaccagcaataacagaaaccctgttgagaataattaattcttcactctgcattggttatgttccaaaatcttttaaattagcagttatcaaaccaataattaagaaacctgacctcgacccctgtcagctgtccaattacaggccaatatcaaaccccccctttatctttaagattctggaaaagatagtagcggagcagctatgctcatatctacatagaaatggcatacatgaactgtatcagtcaggatttaggcctcatcacagtacagagacagcactcgttaaagtagtaaatgacatcctattggcctctgatcagggttgtgtaactatgcttgtattacttgacctcagtgcagcttttgacaccattgatcacgctattcttcttcacagattagaaaatgtagtaggaattaagggtacagccctctcctggctcagatcctatctgacccatcgttatcagtatgtagacttaaatggtgatttttctgcatgttctctagtggagtttggcgttccgcaggattcagttttaggtccactgcttttttcccctctacatgcttcctctgggcaacatacagtggtgtgaaaaactgatttcttgatttcttattcttttgcatgtttgactgatagttaaatgtgtttgatgattagaaacattttgtgtgacaaagaTGGTTTTTACTATTTAGGGAGAAACAAAAtgcaaacctacatggccctgtgtgaaaaagtgattgcccccttgttaaaaaaataacttctgaaaatctgtaggggatcaaatacacaatatatacacacacatacattatatatatatatatatatatatatatatatatatatatatatatatttgatcccctacagattttgcaagtttgcccacttacaaagaaatgaatgatctatagtttttatcataggtttatggtaaaaactttttttttttttttggccaaaagttttgagaatgacaaatattagttttcataaactgcttttagatctttgtttcagttgtttatgtttatgtgatgtactgaaatataattacaagcacttcataagTTTTAagggcttttatcgacaattacttgacatttatgcaaagagtcagtatttgcagt
This region of Clarias gariepinus isolate MV-2021 ecotype Netherlands chromosome 9, CGAR_prim_01v2, whole genome shotgun sequence genomic DNA includes:
- the mrpl40 gene encoding 39S ribosomal protein L40, mitochondrial, with protein sequence MSKIVCSTVMQMFTSPVLLTGAVLRLSSVSSVRHSHWISSVFSLKTSVPLRAEPKKKKKVDPRRELMVKERLKKKVKKLEKIPPEFIPIEDLIPPAKCFDEIRVRSPPKLSFEESERRALLLKVWSRYKNSQHQAEMAAIEEALKSQTQALKELRLESEDLYNAAISPDSSIFPFQHHGPCYTPPIPDQEAPDGKYNNVTRVYTQ